The genomic window tgacaatgccaggtttcgcgaggagaaaaaactggagagatcagggagatagccgtttattttattgcatagctcatcgatctttgggcctgggcctgtggccattattgtgcagtcatcggcgtaggaaacgattgtgactccttccggtggtgaaggtagcttagatatgtagaaattaaacaagatACAGCACTGGACCACggtggctgccttgaggaacgcCAGAAGTAACATCGATAAATTCTGGCCTACAGTTATTAAATATAACATTTTGTTTTCTATCTATCAAGTATGACGATATCCAAGATAGACTGACGACTTTTATAAAATGTTGCAGTTAATAAGAGTTACATTTTTTGGAATATAAAACAGGACTACATATATAcgttatatatttattatttttaacttatGGAAATAGACCATGTAGGTGATATCCAATTTTAATCTAGTCAGATTTTCTTCCAGAAACCGCCACAATGACAATACAACCATCTTTGACACCATGCCTTCATAGCTGCAGTTTTTGCTATATTTTGTAGGCTATTTATCAAACCGCATCTAACACAACATCGAAGTGCGCTGGCTTTAGCTCCCAAATGCAGATTACTTACTCCGTCTACTGTATCAGTTGCAAATACTACTTCCTCATAATTGATGTCCTTCAGCCAGCTCGGCTCTATAGCCGTCACAAAAATAAATGGGTGCGACTTGTAGAGTGAGAGATGGTTGTTTAATAAAGTAGACGGGTTACTGAACTGCCTATGAGGAATCAATACCTGGGTTGATAAAAGACTACATTCGTCTAATAAAAAATCGTCGGGTTCTGATGTATTTTGAGCGAGACGAGTTAGAAGGCGAAACACAGTAGCAAGTACATCAATATTTTCTACTGATTTCGTATAAGTTGGTAAACACTGAAGATTTACAAGGCCCCAAATCCGAGTCATAACTAATAATTCTCGAATACTGTTAATAGCGACACTATCTCTGCTTATATCATATCCCTGCTTTTTATTCATTTTCGCTTTAATTACTTCATTGGGAAGTTTATTTAAGATATTTAATGCTAAATCAAATACCCACTGTATAAGTTGCTGCAAACTTTGTAATGTAAGAGGTTCAACGGCAAAGTCTTTGCCTTTACCATCTAAACTATATAAAATGTTATCGATATCAGCAGCTGGATCCGACAGTATCAAAGATATATTCTCACCAGGACCTTTGTCTTGACAAGTAAGTTCTGCAGGTCGTAGTAGAGTTTTAAATGTTATTGATATTGTATGTAAAATGATTAAATTATCAAAATCTTGCTGCCTTGATTGTATTCTGCACATATTACTTTTTAGGCAAAGAAAATTTGAATAGTAAAAATGGCGTGTAATCGTTGattgttttgtaaaattttccgTTAATTTCTCAATAAGTATATCCAGGTGCCCCAAATTTAGCATAAGTATATCGCTTGCATCAATACCAGTAATTATGCAGTATTCCAAAAGCGACGTTTGTAAAGATAATGTGTTCAGCTTATAATTTTTGTCTGCCATAGGATTTGCTACTTGCATTGCATACATTTGGCCTTGATTATCAAAAAGTACAAGTATTTGATTCATATATGTTATATCACCTGAAAGAAACTTTTGGTTGTGGCGATCATCTGTCATTGAACGATCTGATATTGTCAATACTACTTTTTTTAGTCCTGGTTCAACTATTTGGACTGTATTATCCTTAAAGACTATGAATATTTGTGAGTTCTGAGTTAGCAATTTAGAGCTACGAACTTCTGACATGGGAGCGGGAAAGTGCACTTTTGCTATATTTTCCCAAGTTTCGCTTTGAACAAAATCTCCCTTATTTTTTTGAAGAAGCTTGTGTACTGCTTGGTGCTTCTTACTCAAATGCCACTGCTCGAGCAAACTTCCATCCATCGTATTGTAGCCGATAACCAATATATCCTCTTTATTCGAATTAATCCAGTCTATGTgagatatttgtttataattaagagCGTTAAAAAATATGCTGGGAAGTGCTTCggattttataaatatattttcgtTATCCATATTTATCCCAACTTTGAAACAATAGACAATTTTTGGTCTACAACTATAGGTGACGGCAACGTTTAAGTGTCCAGCAGGACGATGCGACATGCTGCATAGAGAGATAAAAAAGCGTGAAAGTCCGATACTCTGAGTAACAGCTTTGAGCTCAATTACTTGGGGCGTTgcttcattatatttcatatgaGGAGTTATGAATACTCCTATTAAACCTGATGATGTAATAATGATAGCGCCCTCAGCAGGGGCACTTCCAAAGCTTTCTACAGTCGGTCGATATTCTAAACGCTCGAATTTATCAGCATAATTTGGCAAGTCCTTCTTTTGGCTATGAAAAAAAACGCTTTTGCCGCTGTGGAAAAAAGTTGCTGATATAATATCCTCACCGGGGAAGTATATTTTGTATAGTGAAAACCACGAATTCAAAATTTTGTCCGAAGTAAACACAACGACTAGTCCATTGTTGTAACCAGCTAACAAGAGCTCGCCATTACTACTCCATTCCAAAACTCTTAATACGTTCTTCGAGCTCGTTACGACGTATGACTGCCATGGAGATATAAGGTCACATACGTATATCTGGCTTCCTGCTTCCAAATCTTGTAAAATGCTGTATGCAATAATATTTCGGCAAGAAATACTGCAAATTATATGCTTATTGGTATTTCCAGTGGTGTCTCTTTGAACCTTGTAAATAATAGTCATAATGAAATTTGCGTAATTTTCTGACAATTTAAACTTAAATTTCTCATGAAAACCGAAGGTATCAAACTAAAATTGAGACCAGTGTCAAATATCGATTACAGTAAACTCAATCGGTGCTGCTATGGATCATTTATCAGAAATCGCCTACCCATAAAGCGcattagagttggcaaatatccgtgtacctgtgattccgtcacagctactgaaatatcacagtacacttcagcgacagcttacaaggaatattcgtgactgattgcctgtgaccaaagaggataaataaaataagacccgtcactcgttattttgtggcgagtatctcgctggaaattgaaaaaattgatgccgaatgttttctgagagggacatttttaattgtctcgcatttatccatgccgtgtaagTCCCTTgggcaactgtgatttttggaaagagaattaaataaattaattaaatacagtcgaaaaataaacacaaataccccacgaaaatgtatagcagacatttataaacatctcgaccaaaaaaaaagtagcgactacctctcagtatacatcgagtaaatgccaaaaaaataacgagtgacggctcttattgtatttatcctctttgctgtgacagcatttatttcccgTTACCAATCACAGATTCAAACTTAGCTCTCATCACAGGAACAAATCCCTTCTATGCtataaaccagggatgcaccttaatgttaagctaatcgtttatcgaaaaatttccaccgtttccgttgaaacacttcgaaatattatcgataaagaaattatcaagataaattgtatcgcgcttttaaccgaaacgaaaagctttcgttaacgtcaAAAACGTGATACATTATGtttaaattgtgctggcaatgctatagccatggtgaagccgtaaggtggtaacagcgagccgacatacacacaaattccatgtaatttgtttgtgtaaatcaTTGATGGTAATgccaaaaatactctgagaaatgttcgtactgtaaaaattcatgagaaaagttgcaatcagcttggctaatgctttcacctttaatgactccgaaatcaatcagctttgccagcatagtttgaaattaataatcaacataaacgatttgatttcattttttaatggcagaaaacgaaacaaaatcatttcgttaatttgacgttcttaacgttaataaacgaaacgaaatgaacttgtttcgtttattaacgttaattatcgttacgtatcgtggcggccaccgtggtgtgatggtagcgtgctccgcctaccacaccgcatgccctgggttcgcaccccgggcaaagcaacatcagaattttagaaataaggtttttaaattagaagaagatttttctaagcgggatcgcccctcggcagtgtttggcaaacgctccgcgtgtatttctgccatgagaagctctcagtgaaaactcatctgccttgcagatgccgttcggagtcggcataaaacatgtaggtcccgtccggccaatttgtagggaaaatcaagaggagcacgacgcaaattggaagagatgctcggccttatatctcggttcgttggttaagcatgcctgctataaaCCAATAAAATGACCAAGTTACTTATCTGCGACTGAATAACAGATGTCCCAAAAAAGCACGCAGAATTTATTATTCGCAACACAATCTAcagggaaaaatataaaactgaggtaattctatattacagcatgacactgctaatacacgtcgaaaaatatcaggagaggtgtAGAAGacccgtattgacctcgacaacaataatccgaaggcaaaaaataaaaattttagctcgttcaaaaaatattaacaaaaaaccggAAAATGTCCCCGGATTGCTCCgaaaccggtttggagaccaaaactatgtccgcgcaaaacacttatgttcacaatttttttgtgggtatcacaaaatcatcaaaattacaagaaccatatttaaattttcaatttctttcgcaaatatctggtaacagacCCAAACTTTTAAGTTatttttcgcctttggattattgttgtTGAGGGCAAtgcgcgtcatttgacacctctctcgatatttttgggcgcgtattagcagtgtcatgctgtcgtacaGAGTCACCAAAACTGATTCCTGTTGGCGTagtatttgtttttttcttcagtcacagtcacggttAAAACCCGTTGTAACTGGGTGGTCACAATCACAGATAacattgttcctcaaaaatcacgggatcggcCAACATTAAAGCGCATTCGCTTCGTACTACGCTGCTCGTCACGGTTGACCCTctagcatggcggaacgatacaaggtggcagcattgtgacatacctacaaacgtaaataaaagttccatccctgcaaaaatcatgtgaccaaaaacgcacacagccacacgaatttttgacaggggtgacgattttgaatgaaaaattctccaaatcaaatagcatgttgacaaatttagccttgccacaatgtatcgtgctctctcgcacccaCTATATTCATAGGTATTGTGAAATATGTAGTTTTTGTGTGGAAAAACATTGTCTGCGAGTCCGCCATTTTCCGCGAATTGAGCTGCAGGCCTGTGTTAATTTTGGAgctaaattaaacaaaacaacaaGCAAAAACAACAACCGAACAATAACTTTATAGCTGGTCAATATGGTGAAACAGCTAAGCCGCCAACTTCCATGGATTCGCCATCGCCTCCAGCAACGACACCGCCAGGGAAAGCTGTACATCGTTGTCCCAATCAGATGACTATAAATTTGGCAAATATACCTGGCTTGCCTCATACTTTGTGTTTAAtacattttgttatttttctagactggtcaaccaccagtttcagctacaccaccaacatcaagTGCAGGCGGTGTTTCAGCTCCACACCAGCACACAGGTGAATAGCAAGTTCCACCGCAATCGTGTTCAATGCCACGAcagtctggtctaatgcagtcacaatccggtcaaatgccacctcaacatcatatgcaccagccatttggtggccatgagaaatatggtcctccaggtatgccgcccgcatcaaTGAACCAGGTGGGGCgatgacaccacatccagttataccaaggtatataccacaacagcaaccgggttatgcaatgccacgatagcagcagcaacaacctccccaggctggctatctgccaatgccaaaaaatccgggctatccaccacaacctaaacatccaggttatcctctacaacaacaaggtgcaccacgtggttacatgggtcaaatgatgccaccaacacaacctggacagacgccaatgctcaattaaccacccaagccgggtcaactcccaatacccggacacgtccggacgtcctggttacaAATTTGCtgttgattatttttgtgttattttctttagcaaccacctgtacctgttactggtaaatatcaacagccgcaacagtatgatcaagcccaacgccgtttagatcccgatcagatgccaaatccgataagcgttatcattgaaaataaaaatagcgctggtggtgcttttattactaatgaacagggtttattaccaacattggtgaccacaaaatatgtggtagaagatcagggtaactcctcgccacgttacgttaggtatcgataattgaaattaatgttttgtttggcaattacattagGGGGagtcatgtaaccgtataaatgccttataaagcgtgtaaacgtataaatttatctagtgcgtaaacgagctgtcaaattttgtatgaaaaatcatttacacaatttgtataaatttacgcgcacatttcattgtgtaaacgggGTAAACTCAatggaatgcaaccttgcagagattacagcaggcattttcatcagaaatctccaacatcagcaagtaaatgcatttcagttttgatttttcacttaatcttggcattttttaatttgtataacaatcaaaaaaattttgttcggcaataatacagctgataaacaatcaagtttatcaagagtattacttacttacttacttaattggcgcttaaccgtccaaacgggtatggccgtcca from Eurosta solidaginis isolate ZX-2024a chromosome 3, ASM4086904v1, whole genome shotgun sequence includes these protein-coding regions:
- the LOC137246023 gene encoding protein transport protein Sec24C-like, with the translated sequence MPRQSGLMQSQSGQMPPQHHMHQPFGGHEKYGPPGMPPASMNQQPPVPVTGKYQQPQQYDQAQRRLDPDQMPNPISVIIENKNSAGGAFITNEQGLLPTLVTTKYVVEDQGNSSPRYVRSSLYCIPATADLLKTTALSITLTVSPMARTVEGEYEPPIANFGELGAYRCNRCKAYMQLVDADRRFQCLMCKVTRDVPTAYFQHLGHTGQRVDKYERPELVLGTRVFV
- the MED16 gene encoding mediator of RNA polymerase II transcription subunit 16 yields the protein MTIIYKVQRDTTGNTNKHIICSISCRNIIAYSILQDLEAGSQIYVCDLISPWQSYVVTSSKNVLRVLEWSSNGELLLAGYNNGLVVVFTSDKILNSWFSLYKIYFPGEDIISATFFHSGKSVFFHSQKKDLPNYADKFERLEYRPTVESFGSAPAEGAIIITSSGLIGVFITPHMKYNEATPQVIELKAVTQSIGLSRFFISLCSMSHRPAGHLNVAVTYSCRPKIVYCFKVGINMDNENIFIKSEALPSIFFNALNYKQISHIDWINSNKEDILVIGYNTMDGSLLEQWHLSKKHQAVHKLLQKNKGDFVQSETWENIAKVHFPAPMSEVRSSKLLTQNSQIFIVFKDNTVQIVEPGLKKVVLTISDRSMTDDRHNQKFLSGDITYMNQILVLFDNQGQMYAMQVANPMADKNYKLNTLSLQTSLLEYCIITGIDASDILMLNLGHLDILIEKLTENFTKQSTITRHFYYSNFLCLKSNMCRIQSRQQDFDNLIILHTISITFKTLLRPAELTCQDKGPGENISLILSDPAADIDNILYSLDGKGKDFAVEPLTLQSLQQLIQWVFDLALNILNKLPNEVIKAKMNKKQGYDISRDSVAINSIRELLVMTRIWGLVNLQCLPTYTKSVENIDVLATVFRLLTRLAQNTSEPDDFLLDECSLLSTQVLIPHRQFSNPSTLLNNHLSLYKSHPFIFVTAIEPSWLKDINYEEVVFATDTVDGVSNLHLGAKASALRCCVRCGLINSLQNIAKTAAMKAWCQRWLYCHCGGFWKKI